ctgcacctttaactgctgtgttgaagagggaatttcaccaggttctccatatatacaaatgacacctgctgaaatttccttgttatacaactgttaaagatacaggagccctgtcctccttttatttatttatttatttatttattgcacttatataccgctcccatagccagggctctctgggcggtttacagaaattctaaaattaagataaaaatgagtatacaaaatttaaaattctaaaacacagaacatacacacataatgcattaaaaaccgttaaaaaaaacctaaacatgtgggtgattaagatgtgctgccatatgcctgggcaaagaggaaagtcttaacctggcgccggaaagatagcagcgttggtgccaggtgagcctcgtcagggagatcattccacagtctgggggccaccaccaaaaaggccctgtccctcgttgccacaatccaagcctctctcggagaaggcacccggaggaggaccttagatgttgaacgtagtgaccgggtatattcacgtcgggagaggcgttccgtcaggtattgtggtcccaagccgtgtaaggctttataggtcaaaaccagcaccttgaattgggctcggaaacatactgttattagggtcaccctaataaaggacattatttttattcatttatttattgaacactgttgacactgatgccctactgtACATGGTTCGgtttgcctgaccatgggagggccattgcagctGCTCAAGCAGAAGCCTAGTGGCCGAGGGGGCAaaaagcagagcaattccttttcattcctgcagccaggagcaatggtgctctttCGGAGGCAGCAGTGTATCACCATGccggcagagcagctggaggtagggtgaccagatgaaaaggaggacaggactcctgtatctttaacagttgtattgaaaggggaatttcaccaggttctccatatgtacaaatgacacctgctgaaatccccttttctatgcaaccgttagagccctgtcctccttttcatatggtcactctaggtggAGGGcctttcccactgcatctggatccccttcTGGATCCCAACTCAATGGCCTGCTCAATTttgcgcttattgcttgagacattagattgtacctgggcacacccagcacaccccttgagcACACCTATGAAAAGACGACAGTGTgcagaaaaaggttttttcctgCATTTAATTTGCATACAGTTATGAAATGACTagtatttctaaaaataaatggtGGCTGCTATAGTAGATATTGACTGTTTACTTGTGTTCattttctctgtttttttttaaaaaaatatttctactcTTTTCCATCCCCAGACAGAAACTCAGGATGCCTATTTCGATCACTGATTTAAATCTATTGTTGTTTGTAATGTGAATACGACAATACCTTTGTAAAGTTACCCAAAGATGAAAATGGGGAATGAAGATCCCACGGGCCTCATCTTACAAGAGGCGctggaagagagagggaaaggtcCTGGTGTCTGTCAGGCAGATGGTAACAGAGAATTCCTGCAAAGGATCCCAGGAGGCCAGGTGAAACAGGAATCAAGTGAGGGGTCTCTTCAGCCCCAGGAAGCCCAATGGCAGGACTTCCTGAAGAAAATGGAGCCTCCTCAGTATGAGTGGGGGATTCCACAACCGCCGGAGACCACCCCGTGGGAAGACACCAaggccttcctggcctccttCGAGCAAGTGGCCGAGGCCTGCCGGTGGCCCAAAGAAGAGTGGGCGGCCCGGCTCCTCCCCGCCCTCAGCGGAGAAGCTGAGCAGGCCTTTAGAGGCCTGGAGGCCAGAGACAGAGAGGATTATGGGAAGGTGAAGACGGCCATTTTGCAAGGGGACGCTGTCCTCAGGGAGAAGAATCGCCAACGTTTCAGGCGTttttgctaccaggaggccgaggggcCGAGAGGGACTTATAGCCAGCTCCGGGAGCTTTGCCGAgggtggctgaagccggagagacacagcaaggagcGGATTTTAGAGTTGCtaatcctggagcagttcctggccatcctGCCCCCAGAGATCCAGAACTGGGTCAGAGAACGAGGCCCGGAGATGTGTTCTCAGGCAGTGGGCCTGGCTGAGTCTTTCCTGCTGAGGCTGCAAGAGGCCGAGAGGCCGGAAAAACAGGTGAGACTGATTGATTGTGATGCTTGTGAGCAGCCCAGTAACTCTTGTTCTATAGATCTTCTACATATTCATTGTTTTGCCTCTTAAGTAGCTTTATTTGCCCATTCTTTGTCATTGGTATCAAATCACAGGACTTTAAAAAATCTGCTTTAAATGGCAGGAGTTCCTCAAGACGGGGGATCCCTCTGGCTCGGGAGGGCCACAGTTGCCGGAGGAGCCCACGCCGTGGGACGACATTAaggccttcctggcctccttCAAGCAAGTGGCCGAGGCCTGCCGGTGGCCCAAGCAAGAACAGACGACTCAACTGTTGAAAGCTCTCAGCGGAGAAGCCAAGCAGGCCTTCAGAGGCCTGGAGGCCGGGGAGGATTATGGGAAGGTGGTGGCGGCCATTTTGCGAGAGGACGGCATCATGAGGGAGAAGAACCGCCAACGCTTCAGGCATTTCTGCTACCAAGAGGCCGAGGGGCCGAGAGGGGCTTATTTTAGACTCCAAAAACTTTGCCACCAGTGGCTGAAGGTCGCGAGACACTCCAAGGAGCAGATTCTGGACCTgttgatcctggagcagttcctggccatcctGCCGCCAGAGACGCAGAGCTGGGTGAGGGCAGTTGGCCCGGAGACCTGCTGCCAAGCGGTGGCCATGGCTGAGGAATTCCTGCGAAGGCAAGGTCAGGccgagagagagggaaaagaggtgAGGCCATTTTATGGGTTTTGGAATGGGTGCGACAGGGCCTGTGTCAGGTCCCAGAAATGGAGCTTCAGGCTAAGGCAGCCTGGGccttttatttccttctctttgacTTTTAACTGAGTGTCAAACTGACAAGGGGTgggtaatagggtgaccatatggaaaggaggacaaggcccctgtatctttaacaattgtatggaaaagggaatattagcaggtgtcgtttgtatgcctgcagcacctggtgaaattccctcttcatcacaacagtgaaagctgcaggagccctgccctcttttgtatgcagctttacctgttgagatgaagagggaatttcaccaggtgcggcatgcctacaaatgacacctgctgaaattcccgtttttatacaactgttaaagatacaggagccctgtcctcctttccatatggtagggtgaccctatgaaaaggaggacagtgctcctgtatctttaacagttgcatagaaaagggaatttctgcaggtgtcatttgtatatatgggaacctggtgaaacttcctcttcatcgcaacagcgaaaactgcaggagccctgcccacttttgtatctggtcaagatggctggcctcctgcagcttcaactgtggtgatgaagaggaaatttcaccaggttctccagatatacaaacgacacctgctgaaattcccttttctacacaactgttaaaaatacaagagccctgtcctcctttccatatggtcaccctagcagaaacTCGGTTCAgatttcctacacacacacacacacacagtcatcgGCCTACTTTGCAGGAGTGGAGACAGGATTAGGCCTTTAAATCTTGCATTCAACCCTTCTGGCCCTCTTGCTTTACTTTGAAAGGATTTCTCTCCGCGGTTTCAGGTGGCATTGGAGGAGGCCCCTGCAGTTTGCTCAGACGCAAGCCAAGTCCCATTTGACTCTGAAGAGGGGCTGCTGCATGTGGTAATCAAGCAGGAAGAGGATGACGGAGAGGCTGGACTGTTTGGTAAGAAGTTCTTGGATGTTTTGAAGCTCCTTTCTGGGATGGGTCCAGCTGTGGGCACTTCACACACCATTTTGGGGTCTCAGCGGCTGCTCTGTCCTCAGAACTTCCAGAGCCTGGGATAAATTCAGAACAGTCCTGATACTCTGTAGATGGTCCTACAATCTGTTTTCTACGGTGCTTCTTTCATATCTCAACAGCATTCCAGCTCCTTAGAAGTTGGAATGTTCACGAACATTCTGTAACGTCTCAGTTACTAAGCCAATGTCCGGGGCTGATCTGGAAGTACCAGACACCATAAGAGAATGTTTAGCTTTTCACTCCATGAAAGGTACACTTTAGTCTTTAGAAAGGAAATAATTAAAATCTAATATCCAATCAGTTCTGTACGTAAAGAAGGAattcaattcaagaaggacgcagacaagctggagcgtgttcagaggagggcaaccaggatgatcaggggtctggaaacaaagccctatgaacagagattgaaagaactgggcatgtttagcctggagaagagaagattgaggggagacatgatagcactcttcaaatacttgaaaggttgtcacacagaggagggccaggatctcttctcgatcctcccagagtgcaggacacggaataatgggttcaagttaaaggaagccagattccagctggacatcaggaaaaacttcctgttagagcagaacgacaatggaaccagtgacctagggaggttgtgggctctcccacactagaggccttcaagaggcagctggacaaccacctgtcagggaagctttagggtagattcctgcattgagcaggggattggactctatggccttgtaggccccttccaactctgctattctattattctatgattccatgaatgtGAAGACAGGAGtgcgggagggtgggggtgggagagaaataccTGGCACACTATAGGAAACTTTTCCAGGCTCTCTTTAGTTGGAGATTTTGTAAGTTCTGCCTCCCACTTCAAATGTTTTCCAGCTTTAAAGCTTAAACCCTAAGCTCACCTTTGGGGTTCTGTTTACTTTTACCCAGATGGATGTATCAGGTTAGGAGTTTTCCAGGTAGCTTTGTCTCCTGACTTCATGTCTTCCACTCTTGTGAATCCCAAAATCAGCTACCcaaaaagtatttcccccccctctccctggaTTCCCTCTCCGTTGCTTTCTCCTTTTCTGTGTCGAGTGGGATGGCATTCataggttcgtagcttgggaatTCTCTAGGACTCAGATTTGACCCAGGATCTCTAGGTGTCTGCTGTGACCAGGTTCCCCGTTTGCTCAGCTTAGCCTGGTGCATCAGCTACACCTATTCCAGGAGATAGCAGGTCCATCTGCACATGGACACATATAGGaacatgctggatccaaccaagggtccatctggtccagcattctgttcccacagtggccaaccagcttctccaatgggaaacccacaagcaacagcagcctcccacccatgttccccagcaactggtgtatacagaccattaaaagccttctcctccaggcatttcatcaatcccctttgaaagccatccaaatgggcggccgtcactacatcccgtagtagcaaattccatagtgttactattagggctgtgcatgccctccccgaaccgcttcggatcccgatccggaccttccggatcgggcctgaaccggttcgggtcaatccaaacctcccccgatccggaacaagatccggagtgagatccggaggtccggatcgatatttggATGCCACTTTGCCCCCCCCTCCATACTTACTTGCGGCGGGcggcggaggaaggtaagtggggaaggggggacaaaatgggggccgaataagcccccctccctccccttacctggctgcaTCGTCTGCTGTAGTCcgtgcggcggcttcaactgctacccaggcctaaggccggaaataggccctatttccggccttaggcctgggcagcagttgaagccgccgcacgGACCTCGGCGGATGACGGAGACacgtaagccccccctccccccttacctggctccgtcaccgTTGCCGCACGGACCGTGGCGGCGGTGGACGGGggtgccaggtaagctcccctccttacttacctggctccgaagcttcggaacggtccaaaTCGTTTCAGACCGTTCCGAACCGCTTCGGAcaaatccggacctcccccgctctggaaccgggcttaggaggtctggatcggcccgctccggaTCCGtggatccgtaatggagcggagcactcCCCTAGTTAcaacgcgctgtgtgaagaattctCAGTGGTCGCCCTGTGCTCTACAGACGGCTGCCGAGGAAATGTTTTTGGAATGACCGTTGGTTCAGAAAGCTGCGATGGGCTGTGTCTCCCTTATTGAAACAATGGCACCAGCATCCGACTGGTTCCTGGCCCCAATTCAAAGCGCTGGGGATTTCCTTTTAAGCCTGCCACAGTTTGGGCCCAGGAGATCTGAATGACCACCTGaccaaaacttcctgactgttagagctgtacgacagtggaatcaattacctacggagattgtgggctctcccacactagaggccttcaagaggcagctggacaaccatctgtcggggatgctttagggtggatcctgcattgagcagggggttggactcgatggccttgtaggccccttccaactctgctactctatgattctatgacctcgtTCTGTATGAGCCTGCCCACCTGCCAAGATCTTCAATGGAGACCCTTCTGTGCTGGGGTCTTCAATGTGGGGCTCATGGGCACCAGTGTGCCTGTagactcttagaatcatagaatagtagagttggaaggggcccataaggccatcaagtccaaccccctgctcaatgcaggaatccaccctacagcatccctgacagatggttgtccagctgcctcttggcacTCACTAGGTTTCCtgaccctcctgatttttatcttAGTGCTTGAGATTTTttacaactaaaaaaaaatcacccacccAGGTTTGACATCCAAACTTAGCATTATGGGTTAGTGTGtccaaacaaaccaggattatAAGCCAGCTTTAAACCTGGGTTTATTGTTGGCTTATGAATTCTGGTTTgtttccggggtgtgtgtgtgtgttaagtgatttgtttttgtttttactgttacaTTATAATTGTTGTTGCAATTTTATTGTTGCTAGCTGCTTTCAGTTCCGTTgagctttaaatgttttaaatcaattggTTTCTCTCTTCCAATGAAGACTGGCCAGCAAGAGAGACCAGGGCAGAGAGTTTTCCACAGGA
This window of the Elgaria multicarinata webbii isolate HBS135686 ecotype San Diego chromosome 3, rElgMul1.1.pri, whole genome shotgun sequence genome carries:
- the LOC134396137 gene encoding zinc finger protein 397-like, with product MKMGNEDPTGLILQEALEERGKGPGVCQADGNREFLQRIPGGQVKQESSEGSLQPQEAQWQDFLKKMEPPQYEWGIPQPPETTPWEDTKAFLASFEQVAEACRWPKEEWAARLLPALSGEAEQAFRGLEARDREDYGKVKTAILQGDAVLREKNRQRFRRFCYQEAEGPRGTYSQLRELCRGWLKPERHSKERILELLILEQFLAILPPEIQNWVRERGPEMCSQAVGLAESFLLRLQEAERPEKQEFLKTGDPSGSGGPQLPEEPTPWDDIKAFLASFKQVAEACRWPKQEQTTQLLKALSGEAKQAFRGLEAGEDYGKVVAAILREDGIMREKNRQRFRHFCYQEAEGPRGAYFRLQKLCHQWLKVARHSKEQILDLLILEQFLAILPPETQSWVRAVGPETCCQAVAMAEEFLRRQGQAEREGKEVALEEAPAVCSDASQVPFDSEEGLLHVVIKQEEDDGEAGLFDWPARETRAESFPQEGLTSEDRLSSLPGGSQEGISFQFELAEKGDVCKTENEAEIFKVFVEEVEHPDVDGSAGNKCLVCGKNFSCKSDLNRHQRTHTGEKPFRCFECGKSFSRGDYLILHQRLHRGEKPYKCSECGKGFYRSTRLISHKRIHLAEKLYKCSGCSKSFCDQAKLMQHRRMKHTSERPYKCLECGKSFNRSTHLTRHQRVHTGKILYKCLECEKSFSCSKHLISHQRIHTGEKPYKCLACGKSFNFSGNLTSHLRMHTGEKPYECLECGKSFSRSAHLTLHQRTHTGEKPYNCLECGKSFSQSSNLTSHQRIHTGEKPYKCSVCGRCFSRGDSLISHQKTHTGETV